A single window of Periophthalmus magnuspinnatus isolate fPerMag1 chromosome 22, fPerMag1.2.pri, whole genome shotgun sequence DNA harbors:
- the ndufaf1 gene encoding complex I intermediate-associated protein 30, mitochondrial has product MSLAQISRLSVTQLVLRSQSHHLLSSVYPLIISKRTVIQEPYRRPGQPKENKFPWEKINFDLSKGLKGIKKNFALLKKEFVERWVGPEGKPIIEHMLEQNRVVWEFRGAESLEEWTVSSDREIGGQSEAYVKLGRNNNTCLLYGTLRSTPPRDGETRYSGYCTMRSKQQLASFDRKKHFDWTSFNTLHLRVRGDGRPWMINISCETFFAHQKDDIYNYFLYTRGGPYWQDVKLPFSKFFLTHRGRIQDDQHCLWLDKVNTIGFTLGDKVDGPFQLEIDFIGVCKDYAHTEEFAYEVYKRNPEV; this is encoded by the exons atgtCTCTGGCCCAAATCTCCCGCCTTTCCGTGACCCAGCTTGTCCTTCGATCCCAAAGCcaccatctcctctcctctgtatatCCTCTGATCATCTCCAAACGAACTGTCATCCAGGAGCCTTACAGACGCCCCGGACAGcccaaagaaaacaaatttCCCTGGGAGAAAATAAACTTTGACCTATCCAAAGGTTTAAAGGGCATTAAGAAAAACTTTGCATTGTTGAAAAAGGAGTTTGTGGAACGCTGGGTCGGTCCCGAAGGCAAGCCGATCATTGAGCATATGTTGGAGCAAAACAGAGTTGTCTGGGAGTTCAGAGGGGCAGAGAGCCTAGAGGAGTGGACAGTGTCTTCAGATCGAGAGATTGGTGGACAAAGCGAGGCATATGTGAAGCTTGGAAGGAACAATAATACATGTTTGCTCTATGGGACTTTACGTTCAACACCACcgagagatggagagacgaGGTACAGCGGCTACTGCACAATGAGGTCCAAACAACAACTG GCTTCATTTGACAGAAAGAAACACTTTGATTGGACCAGTTTCAACACTCTTCATTTGAGGGTTCGAGGAGACGGTCGTCCGTGGATGATAAACATCAGCTGTGAGACTTTCTTCGCTCATCAGAAAGACGACATCTACAACTATTTCTTGTACACTCGAGGAGGACCCTACTGGCAAGACGTTAAG TTACCCTTCTCTAAATTCTTTCTGACACATCGAGGGAGGATACAGGACGATCAACACTGTCTGTGGCTAGATAAG GTGAACACTATTGGCTTTACTCTGGGAGATAAAGTAGATGGGCCTTTCCAGTTGGAGATTGACTTTATTGGTGTTTGTAAAGACTACGCTCACACAGAGGAGTTTGCCTATGAGGTGTACAAGAGGAACCCTGAAGTTTAA
- the chp1 gene encoding calcineurin B homologous protein 1 gives MGSRASTLLREEEIEEIKKETGFSHSQITRLYSRFTSLDKGENGTLSREDFQRIPELAINPLGDRIINAFFPEGEDQVNFRGFMRTLAHFRPIEDNEKNKNAAPSEPLNSRTNKLLFAFRLYDLDRDDKISRDELLQVLRMMVGVNISDEQLGSIADRTIQEADTNGDNSISFNEFMKVLEKVDVEQKMSIRFLH, from the exons ATGGGGTCCCGTGCATCGACGTTATTGAGAGAAGAGGAAATAGAAGAAATCAAGAAGGAAACTGGAT TCTCACACAGTCAGATAACTCGTCTGTACAGCCGCTTCACCAGCTTGGACAAAGGTGAAAATGGTACTCTGAG TCGAGAAGATTTCCAGAGAATTCCTGAGTTGGCCATTAATCCTTTGGGTGACAGAATCATCAATGCTTTCTTCCCTGAGGG ggAGGACCAGGTAAATTTCCGAGGCTTTATGCGAACATTGGCACATTTCCGACCGATTGAAGACaacgagaaaaacaaaaatgccgCACCGTCTGAGCCTCTAAACAGCAGGACAAATAAACTCCTCT TTGCATTTCGGCTATATGACCTGGACAGGGATGACAAGATTTCCCGGGACGAGCTGCTACAG GTTTTGAGGATGATGGTCGGAGTGAATATTTCAGACGAACAGCTCGGCAGCATCGCAGACAGGACCATCCAGGAAGCAGACACCAACGGAGACAACTCGATCTCTTTCAATGAGTTCATGAAG GTGCTGGAGAAGGTGGACGTAGAGCAGAAAATGAGCATCCGGTTTCTCCACTAA
- the lgmn gene encoding legumain, whose amino-acid sequence MFKSVLCALLGLGLISAFPAPEEEEADGGKHWVVIVAGSNGWYNYRHQADACHAYQIVHKNGIPDENIIVMMYDDLAQNEANPTPGEIINRPNGTDVYKGVPKDYTGEDVTPKNFLAVLKGDSASVKGGSGKVLKSGPKDHVFVYFTDHGAPGILAFPSDDLAVDDLQAAIKYMHENKMYKRMVFYIEACESGSMMTLLPEDIDVFATTAANDHESSYACYYDEKRDTYLGDWYSVNWMEDSDAEDLTKETLQRQFKVVKKHTNTSHVQEFGNMTMSHMKVIQFQGGPKAASRPAPLPRAPISNRDLTPSPDVPLAILKRKMMASNDIRETRGLLMEINIHLKIRQILADNMFQIAHTVTGDKLKAEEIINSRTPLTQHQCYKKALYHYRDNCFNWHKTQYEYALRHLYALVNMCERGFSAESILQAMNSVCLQQF is encoded by the exons atgtTTAAATCGGTGTTGTGCGCCCTGCTCGGTCTGGGGCTGATCAGTGCCTTCCCTGCcccggaggaagaggaggcagacgGGGGTAAACACTGGGTGGTGATCGTAGCAGGGTCCAACGGCTGGTACAACTACAGACATCAG gcTGATGCGTGCCATGCCTATCAGATAGTCCACAAGAATGGTATCCCCGATGAAAACATTATAGTTATGATGTATGATGACTTGGCACAAAATGAAGC TAACCCCACACCAGGAGAAATCATCAACAGGCCCAATGGCACAGATGTCTATAAAGGAGTGCCCAAAGACTACACTGGAGAG GATGTGACTCCTAAGAACTTCCTGGCCGTGTTAAAGGGTGACTCTGCAAGTGTGAAAGGAGGATCTGGAAAAGTGCTGAAGAG tggccCCAAAGAccatgtgtttgtttacttCACTGATCATGGCGCTCCTGGCATCCTGGCTTTTCCCAGTGACGAC CTTGCAGTAGATGACCTCCAAGCAGCCATCAAGTACATGCATGAGAACAAGATGTACAAACGG ATGGTGTTTTACATTGAAGCCTGTGAGTCTGGATCAATGATGACTCTACTACCCGAGGATATCGATG TGTTTGCCACCACTGCAGCCAATGACCACGAGTCGTCCTACGCCTGTTACTATGACGAGAAAAGGGACACGTACCTGGGTGACTGGTACAGCGTCAACTGGATGGAGGACTCTGACGCA GAAGACTTGACTAAAGAGACATTGCAGAGGCAGTTCAAAGTTGTgaagaaacacacaaataccAGTCATGTCCAGGAGTTCGGCAACATG ACTATGTCCCACATGAAGGTGATCCAGTTTCAGGGTGGTCCCAAAGCTGCATCTCGACCTGCCCCCCTTCCTCGGGCCCCCATCTCCAACCGCGACCTCACCCCGAGTCCAGACGTCCCACTGGCCATCCTGAAGAGGAAGATGATGGCTTCAAATGACATTAGGGAGACACGGGGGCTTCTCATGGAGATAAACATACATCTCAAG ATCAGGCAGATTTTGGCAGACAACATGTTCCAGATTGCTCACACTGTGACGGGAGACAAACTCAAAGCTGAAGAGATCATCAACAGCAGAACTCCTCTGACCCAACATCAGTGCTACAAGAAAGCACTTTACCACTACAGGGACAACTGCTTCAACTGGCACAAGACTCAG tATGAATACGCTCTGAGACACCTGTACGCTCTGGTGAACATGTGTGAGAGGGGGTTCTCTGCTGAAAG CATCCTGCAGGCTATGAACTCTGTGTGCCTCCAGCAATTCTAA
- the nusap1 gene encoding nucleolar and spindle-associated protein 1, translating to MTDENMDLDSMKYAELQKLSKELGLKANMKADKLLKAIKQHYEQTNDQNQHNNNVVKDVPSDSINPVQVCELAKCSPAAAFVNTRRGKGPGAKRKMSDAAGPESSAQETESAAVESVVPAASEQAKRRRVSAKKTEAPMKNEEPGAESKAPKGGKIPRLQKKVPLKPVTPNFKKLHEAQFNKMESIDSYVQRKTKQMDTYKNAVKELKMLSDQTKQQFKGKSEEKPKQPRTSLFSPAPASKVKMDERRRHTLLSASKTKTVPKKSVGKEDVPFKPTVLSTRRINVRFSEATKDNEHKKSLIKTPARMSPCVASSTPQEKPEVKAKAVKTATLSVTKTPAPFVFAGNTSITPGTQKKSAFDLKASLARPLNYKPHTGKLKPLGETKENPAANKSITINSHQKNYKQHKVPTRDDRRTKHNEDRKQKKNNLLGARRGLVMM from the exons ATGACCGATGAAAACATGGATTTAGACTCTATGAAGTATGCGGAGTTACAAAAGCTTTCCAAGGAGCTGGGGCTTAAAGCTAATATGAAG GCCGACAAACTGCTGAAAGCCATCAAACAGCACTACGAGCAaacaaatgatcaaaatcagCACAACAAC AATGTGGTGAAAGATGTTCCCTCCGATTCCATAAACCCAGTACAGGTTTGTGAATTGGCAAAATGTTCCCCTGCCGCTGCATTTGTCAACACTCGGCGAGGGAAGGGACCAGGGGCCAAAAGAAAGATGTCTGATGCTGCTGGACCCGAGTCTAGCGCCCAAGAGACTGAGAGTGCTGCAGTG GAGTCAGTTGTACCAGCTGCATCTGAACAGGCAAAAAGAAGACGAGTGTCGGCCAAGAAGACTGAAGCTCCAATGAAAAATGAGGAGCCAGGAGCTGAAAGCAAag CTCCCAAAGGTGGTAAAATCCCTCGTCTGCAGAAGAAGGTGCCCCTGAAGCCTGTAACTCCCA ACTTTAAGAAACTCCATGAGGCACAGTTCAACAAAATGGAGTCCATTGATTCTTATGTCCAAAGGAAAACCAAACAAATGGACACTTATAAAAATGCAGTGAAAGAGCTGAAG atgCTTTCAGATCAGACTAAGCAGCAATTTAAAGGAAAATCTGAAGAG AAACCAAAGCAGCCTCGTACCTCCCTCTTCAGTCCTGCTCCTGCCAGTAAAGTGAAGATGGATGAGAGGCGCAGACACACATTGCTCTCAGCCTCCAAGACTAAAACTGTACCCAAAAAATCTGTCGGAAAAGAGGATGTCCCCTTCAAACCTACTGTCCTGTCTACGCGAAGAATCAATGTACG GTTTTCAGAGGCTACTAAAGACAATGAACACAAGAAATCCCTGATAAAGACCCCAGCACGGATGTCTCCCTGTGTAGCCTCCAGCACTCCACAGGAGAAACCAGAAGTGAAGGCAAAAGCTGTCAAAACTGCAACTTTGTCTGTCACCAAAACACCAG CACCATTTGTTTTTGCTGGAAACACGAGCATCACTCCCGGGACACAGAAGAAAAGTGCGTTTGACCTGAAAGCCAGCCTAGCTCGTCCACTTAACTATAAGCCACACACAG GTAAGCTGAAGCCACTTGGAGAAACTAAAGAAAATCCAGCAGCCAACAAGTCAATCACTATAAACTCCCatcagaaaaactacaaacagcACAAAGTTCCGACGAG GGACGATAGAAGAACGAAACATAATGAAGACCGAAAACAGAAGAAGAATAATCTCCTGGGAGCTCGTCGAGGCCTTGTCATGATGTGA
- the oip5 gene encoding protein Mis18-beta translates to MEFIDYSMVQRTDHVMFLSKIDRRWMTFHCETCNAVLGDGLSVCGEVKTMSSIVFLKVTKDVIIDEEETEDKEYLADCIYSFLSCRCCRSVVGKIIHSAPSRLSNCRSMFLLHKPSINCYLLNSSSVVKATSISFEVKPLGETIQEIMDKYGGMLKHKAHLKEEPTESTISSC, encoded by the exons ATGGAGTTTATCGATTACTCTATGGTTCAACGCACGGATCATGTGATGTTTCTTTCTAAAATAGACAGACGGTGGATGACTTTTCACTGTGAAACGTGCAACGCGGTTTTAGGAGATGGACTGAGTGTCTGCGGAGAAGTCAAGACCATGAGCAGCATCGTGTTTTTGA AAGTAACTAAAGATGTCATCATTgatgaggaggagacagaagacaAAGAATATTTGGCTGATTG TATCTACAGTTTTCTTTCGTGCCGTTGTTGTCGTTCTGTCGTTGGAAAAATAATTCATTCAGCTCCATCTCGACTCTCAAACTGCCGCTCCATGTTCCTGCTCCATAAACCGAGCATCAACTG TTACCTCCTCAACAGCAGCTCAGTGGTAAAAGCAACTTCAATATCTTTTGAAGTGAAGCCTCTCGGAGAAACCATTCAAGAG ataATGGACAAGTATGGAGGGATGCTCAAACATAAGGCCCACCTCAAGGAGGAACCTACTGAAAGCACAATTTCAAGCTGTTAA